From one Caldithrix abyssi DSM 13497 genomic stretch:
- a CDS encoding glutaminyl-peptide cyclotransferase: MRLLNSVLILLVALTVTWSYPGKMLKKIATPGKFCTGLTFDGKFLWVADYKADQIFKIDPESGKVVHQIPSPGFWPMGLAWDGKHLWNVDAKAKKIYKLDAQSGQILTALDAPSADPQGLTWDGQTLWISDARKNRIMSLDLSDGTAVKRYKGPAKRVNGLTFDGKYLWASDRLQNEIYMIDPQNGEIILIIDAPGPYARGLAFDGKNLWCVDYQNDQLYQLVRKDDEKFRLKDKRHARITLTDQVNAYGSGSIHSLEFYIAVPQELPNQKILKKSFTPQRFKMVQDQWNQPVALFHFQDIQANAKVEVQMTVEAEIYAIDYFIFPEDVGSLQDIPTEIRQRYTADGGKYLLNDPYIQKTAREIIGNERHPYWMARKIFDFVRNQLEYKLEGGWNAAPVVLQRQTGSCSEYTFSFIALCRAVGLPARYVGAIVVRGDDASMDEVFHRWPQVYLPNYGWVHIDPQGGDKPVARDRAMNIGHLSNRFLITTLNGGDSKYLGWYYNYNQIYQCDPQLKIEIETFAEWEPLEN; encoded by the coding sequence ATGCGCTTGTTAAACAGTGTTTTAATCTTGTTGGTTGCGTTGACCGTAACCTGGAGCTATCCGGGGAAGATGCTTAAAAAAATTGCAACGCCGGGTAAATTTTGCACGGGACTGACCTTTGACGGAAAATTTTTATGGGTGGCCGATTACAAAGCGGATCAGATTTTTAAGATTGATCCTGAAAGCGGGAAGGTTGTGCACCAGATTCCCTCGCCGGGTTTTTGGCCCATGGGGCTGGCCTGGGACGGGAAACACCTGTGGAATGTGGACGCCAAAGCCAAAAAGATTTATAAACTGGATGCGCAGTCCGGCCAGATTTTAACAGCGCTTGATGCCCCTTCCGCTGATCCGCAGGGGCTGACCTGGGACGGCCAGACACTATGGATCAGCGATGCGCGTAAAAACCGCATTATGAGTCTTGATTTAAGCGACGGTACGGCGGTTAAACGCTACAAAGGGCCGGCAAAACGCGTAAATGGCCTTACCTTCGACGGAAAATATTTGTGGGCCAGCGATCGATTGCAAAACGAAATTTACATGATCGATCCGCAAAACGGTGAAATCATTCTGATCATTGACGCGCCCGGCCCCTATGCGCGCGGTCTGGCCTTTGACGGCAAAAATCTGTGGTGTGTGGACTACCAGAACGATCAGCTTTATCAACTGGTGCGCAAGGACGACGAAAAGTTCCGCTTAAAAGACAAGCGGCACGCCCGCATTACCCTGACCGATCAGGTAAACGCTTACGGAAGCGGAAGCATCCACAGCCTGGAATTTTACATTGCCGTGCCACAGGAGCTGCCAAATCAGAAGATTCTCAAAAAATCCTTTACGCCCCAACGGTTTAAAATGGTTCAGGATCAGTGGAATCAACCGGTGGCATTGTTTCATTTTCAGGACATCCAGGCTAATGCAAAAGTGGAAGTGCAGATGACCGTTGAAGCTGAAATTTACGCCATCGATTATTTTATCTTCCCGGAAGATGTCGGCTCTTTACAGGATATCCCCACAGAAATCCGCCAGCGCTACACGGCCGACGGCGGCAAATATTTGTTGAATGATCCTTACATTCAAAAAACCGCCAGAGAAATTATCGGAAACGAACGGCATCCTTACTGGATGGCGCGTAAAATATTCGATTTTGTCAGAAATCAACTGGAATACAAGCTGGAGGGAGGCTGGAATGCGGCGCCGGTGGTTCTACAGCGCCAGACCGGTTCATGTTCGGAATACACCTTTAGTTTTATCGCTCTTTGTCGGGCCGTTGGTTTGCCGGCGCGTTATGTGGGCGCCATTGTGGTGCGCGGCGACGACGCCAGCATGGATGAAGTGTTCCACCGCTGGCCGCAGGTTTACCTGCCCAATTACGGCTGGGTACACATCGATCCTCAGGGCGGCGACAAACCAGTGGCGCGCGACAGGGCCATGAACATCGGGCACCTGAGTAACCGCTTTTTAATCACCACCCTCAACGGCGGCGATTCGAAATATCTGGGCTGGTATTACAATTACAACCAGATTTACCAATGCGATCCGCAATTAAAGATCGAAATCGAAACGTTTGCCGAGTGGGAGCCGCTGGAAAATTAG
- the cysC gene encoding adenylyl-sulfate kinase, translating into MTVQKATNIVWHPSLITKEDREKLLKQKGCVIWFTGLSGSGKSTLAHAVEEMLYKMGHLTFVLDGDNIRHGLNKNLGFSPEDREENIRRIGEVAKLFAQAGVITMTAFISPYRKDRDNARALLNDGEFIEVFVKVPLEVAEERDPKGLYKKARAGEIKEFTGIDAPYEEPLNPELVIDTSKLSLKDSAQMVIDYLKEKKII; encoded by the coding sequence ATGACCGTTCAAAAAGCAACCAATATTGTCTGGCATCCTTCTTTGATTACCAAAGAAGACCGTGAAAAACTGTTAAAACAAAAAGGCTGCGTCATCTGGTTTACCGGCCTTTCCGGCTCCGGGAAGTCCACCCTGGCCCATGCCGTGGAAGAGATGCTTTACAAAATGGGACATTTAACCTTTGTACTGGATGGCGATAATATTCGCCACGGTTTAAATAAAAACCTTGGTTTTTCACCGGAAGACCGCGAAGAAAATATCCGGCGTATTGGCGAGGTAGCCAAACTGTTTGCTCAGGCCGGCGTTATTACCATGACCGCCTTTATTTCGCCTTACCGAAAAGACCGCGACAACGCCCGCGCTCTGTTAAACGACGGCGAATTTATCGAAGTGTTTGTTAAAGTGCCGCTGGAAGTGGCAGAAGAGCGCGATCCCAAAGGCCTTTACAAAAAAGCGCGCGCCGGCGAGATCAAAGAATTTACGGGCATCGACGCGCCTTACGAAGAACCGCTCAATCCGGAGCTGGTGATCGATACCAGTAAATTGTCGTTAAAAGATAGCGCGCAGATGGTCATCGATTATCTGAAAGAAAAGAAAATCATCTGA